A stretch of the Mycolicibacterium celeriflavum genome encodes the following:
- a CDS encoding VOC family protein — protein sequence MTLKVEMITLDCEDPDELARWWAEAVDGEVTPFAPGEFVTVTRADGPILGFQRVPDPTPGKNKLHIDFTATDVEGEVKRLVGLGAHETGRHSFGEEFNWVVLADPAGNAFCIAAAG from the coding sequence ATGACGCTGAAGGTCGAAATGATCACGCTGGACTGCGAGGATCCCGACGAGCTGGCCCGGTGGTGGGCAGAGGCGGTCGACGGCGAAGTAACGCCTTTTGCACCAGGTGAATTCGTCACGGTGACGCGCGCCGACGGGCCGATTCTGGGCTTTCAGCGAGTGCCCGATCCGACGCCGGGCAAGAACAAGCTCCACATCGATTTCACGGCCACCGATGTGGAGGGGGAGGTCAAGCGCTTGGTGGGGCTTGGCGCCCACGAAACCGGCCGACACAGCTTCGGGGAGGAGTTCAACTGGGTGGTGCTGGCCGATCCCGCGGGCAACGCGTTCTGTATCGCCGCGGCAGGCTGA
- the purL gene encoding phosphoribosylformylglycinamidine synthase subunit PurL encodes MTSELTHAGNAVDTVDRAAATPDQPQPFRELGLKDDEYQRIRQILGRRPTDAELAMYSVMWSEHCSYKSSKVHLRYFGETTTDEMRKTMLAGIGENAGVVDIGDGWAATFKVESHNHPSYIEPYQGAATGVGGIVRDIMAMGARPVAVMDQLRFGAADAPDTRRVVDGVVRGIGGYGNSLGLPNIGGETVFDASYAGNPLVNALCVGVLRKEDLHLAFASGTGNKIILFGARTGLDGIGGVSVLASETFGGDEAGAGRKKLPSVQVGDPFMEKVLIECCLELYANDLVVGIQDLGGAGLSCATSELASAGDGGMRIELDTVPLRAANMTPAEILSSESQERMCAVVTPDNVDKFMAVCRKWEVLATVIGEVTDGDRLQITWHGETVVDVPPRTVAHEGPVYERPVQRPDTQDALNADTTASLPRPSTGAELKATLLALLGSPHLCSRAFITEQYDRYVRGNTVLAEDADGGLLRVDEATGRGIAISTDASGRYTALDPYAGAQLALAEAYRNVAVTGATPVAVTNCLNFGSPEDPGVMWQFSQAVRGLADGAAALGIPVTGGNVSFYNQTGTTAILPTPVVGVLGVIDDVKRRIPTGFGNEPGETLMLLGDTRDEFDGSIWAQVTADHLGGLPPEVDLAREKLLAEVLTAASRDGLVSAAHDLSEGGLIQAVVEAALRGETGCRIVLPEGWQEGTAPFTFLFSESAGRVLVAVPRTEESRFRAMCEARGLPATRIGVVDAASDAIEVQGLFTVTLEDLRSTSESVLPGLFG; translated from the coding sequence GTGACGTCGGAGCTAACCCACGCCGGAAACGCTGTAGACACCGTCGACCGTGCCGCCGCCACACCCGATCAACCGCAACCGTTCCGTGAACTCGGTCTCAAGGACGACGAGTACCAGCGGATCCGCCAGATTCTGGGGCGCAGGCCGACCGACGCCGAGCTGGCGATGTACTCGGTGATGTGGAGCGAGCACTGCTCGTACAAGTCGTCGAAGGTGCATCTGCGCTACTTCGGCGAGACCACCACCGACGAGATGCGCAAGACGATGCTGGCCGGCATCGGGGAGAATGCCGGCGTCGTGGACATCGGTGACGGTTGGGCCGCCACCTTCAAGGTGGAATCGCACAACCACCCCTCCTACATCGAGCCCTACCAGGGGGCGGCCACCGGCGTCGGCGGCATCGTGCGCGACATCATGGCGATGGGCGCCCGCCCGGTCGCTGTCATGGATCAGTTGAGGTTCGGCGCGGCCGACGCGCCCGACACCCGCCGCGTCGTGGACGGGGTGGTGCGCGGCATCGGCGGGTACGGCAACTCGTTGGGACTGCCCAACATCGGCGGCGAAACGGTGTTCGACGCGTCCTACGCAGGCAACCCGCTGGTGAATGCGCTCTGCGTCGGGGTGCTGCGCAAGGAGGACCTGCACCTGGCGTTCGCGTCGGGAACCGGCAACAAGATCATCTTGTTTGGCGCCCGCACCGGCCTGGACGGCATCGGCGGCGTGTCGGTGCTGGCCTCGGAGACCTTCGGCGGCGACGAAGCCGGTGCGGGACGCAAGAAGCTGCCGAGCGTTCAGGTCGGTGACCCCTTCATGGAGAAGGTGCTCATCGAGTGCTGCCTCGAGCTGTACGCCAACGACCTGGTGGTCGGCATCCAAGACCTCGGTGGCGCCGGACTGTCTTGTGCCACAAGTGAACTGGCATCCGCGGGTGACGGCGGCATGCGCATCGAACTGGATACGGTGCCGTTGCGGGCGGCCAACATGACGCCCGCCGAGATCCTCTCGAGCGAATCGCAGGAGCGGATGTGCGCGGTCGTCACGCCCGACAACGTCGACAAATTCATGGCCGTCTGCCGCAAGTGGGAGGTGTTGGCCACCGTCATCGGCGAAGTGACCGACGGCGACCGGCTACAGATCACCTGGCACGGCGAGACCGTCGTCGACGTGCCACCGCGCACCGTCGCGCACGAAGGTCCGGTCTACGAGCGACCGGTACAGCGGCCCGACACGCAGGATGCGCTCAACGCCGACACCACGGCGAGCCTGCCGCGACCGTCGACCGGTGCGGAACTCAAAGCGACTCTGCTTGCGCTGCTGGGCAGTCCGCACCTGTGTAGTCGCGCATTCATCACCGAGCAGTACGACCGCTATGTGCGCGGCAACACCGTGCTGGCCGAGGACGCCGACGGCGGGTTGCTGCGCGTGGACGAGGCCACTGGCCGCGGCATCGCGATATCGACCGACGCGTCGGGCCGCTACACGGCGCTCGACCCGTACGCCGGGGCGCAATTGGCGCTGGCCGAGGCATACCGCAACGTTGCCGTCACCGGCGCGACCCCGGTCGCGGTGACGAACTGCCTGAACTTCGGCTCGCCGGAGGACCCCGGCGTGATGTGGCAGTTCAGTCAGGCCGTGCGCGGGTTGGCCGACGGTGCTGCGGCGCTGGGTATTCCGGTCACCGGCGGCAATGTCAGCTTCTACAACCAGACCGGCACCACGGCGATCCTGCCGACCCCGGTCGTCGGTGTACTCGGCGTGATCGACGACGTGAAGCGGCGCATTCCCACCGGTTTCGGCAACGAACCCGGCGAGACGCTGATGCTGCTCGGCGACACCCGCGACGAGTTCGACGGATCGATCTGGGCGCAGGTGACCGCAGACCATCTGGGCGGGCTGCCGCCCGAGGTGGACCTCGCGCGGGAGAAGCTGCTCGCCGAGGTGCTGACCGCCGCGTCCCGCGACGGTCTCGTCTCAGCCGCGCACGACCTGTCCGAGGGCGGGCTGATCCAAGCCGTCGTCGAGGCCGCGCTGCGCGGTGAAACCGGTTGCCGCATCGTGCTTCCCGAAGGCTGGCAAGAAGGAACAGCTCCGTTCACGTTCTTGTTCTCCGAATCCGCGGGCCGGGTGCTGGTTGCGGTGCCGCGAACTGAAGAGAGCCGGTTCCGCGCGATGTGCGAGGCCCGCGGCCTGCCTGCCACTCGCATCGGCGTGGTCGATGCGGCCAGCGATGCGATCGAGGTCCAAGGTCTGTTCACCGTTACCCTGGAGGACCTGCGCAGCACGTCAGAAAGCGTGCTGCCCGGGTTGTTCGGGTGA